In Pseudomonas alcaliphila JAB1, a single window of DNA contains:
- a CDS encoding DUF1329 domain-containing protein, giving the protein MLNKHRLMAVAVALAFSAGSALAAVSPQEAAKLGDTLTPFGAEKAGNAAGTIPAWTGGITQAPAGYTRSGQHHVNPFPEDKPLFTITAANLSQYEANLTPGQIAMFKAYPETYQMPVYQTRRSGSAPQWVYDNTVKNATSAKLVDGGNGFSDAYGGIPFPIPQNGVEALWNHIARYRGTYIVRRASEVAVQRNGAYSLVTSQQEALFKYYLQNGSFADLNNIMFYYLSFTTSPARLAGGAVLVHETLDQVKEPRQAWGYNAGQRRVRRAPNLAYDTPIAAADGLRTADDTDMFNGAPDRYDWKLVGKKEIYIPYNNYKVTSPDVKYKDLLQVGHLNPALTRNELHRVWVVEGTLKSGARHIYSKRTLFLDEDSWQAAVVDQYDGRGELWRVSIAYLKNYYDLPTTWSALDVFHDLQARRYHVQNLDNEESNTIDFTQATPDDGYFKPAALRRRGTR; this is encoded by the coding sequence ATGCTGAACAAGCACAGGCTGATGGCCGTAGCCGTTGCGCTGGCGTTTTCTGCCGGTTCCGCGCTGGCTGCCGTTTCCCCGCAGGAAGCCGCCAAGCTCGGCGATACCCTGACTCCCTTCGGCGCCGAGAAAGCTGGCAACGCTGCCGGCACCATTCCGGCCTGGACCGGTGGCATCACCCAGGCACCGGCTGGCTACACGCGCTCGGGCCAGCACCACGTCAATCCGTTCCCGGAAGACAAACCGCTGTTCACCATTACTGCGGCCAACCTTAGCCAGTACGAAGCCAATCTGACGCCGGGTCAGATCGCCATGTTCAAGGCGTATCCGGAAACCTATCAGATGCCGGTGTACCAGACCCGCCGCTCCGGCTCCGCGCCGCAGTGGGTCTATGACAACACCGTGAAGAACGCCACCAGCGCCAAGCTGGTCGATGGCGGCAACGGCTTCTCCGATGCCTACGGCGGTATCCCGTTCCCGATTCCGCAAAATGGTGTCGAGGCGCTGTGGAACCACATCGCCCGCTACCGCGGTACCTACATCGTGCGTCGTGCCTCGGAAGTGGCAGTACAGCGCAATGGCGCCTACTCGCTGGTCACCTCCCAGCAGGAAGCGCTGTTCAAGTACTACCTGCAGAACGGCTCCTTCGCCGACCTGAACAACATCATGTTCTACTACCTGTCCTTCACCACCAGCCCGGCGCGTCTGGCCGGTGGTGCAGTACTGGTTCACGAGACCCTGGATCAGGTCAAGGAACCTCGTCAGGCCTGGGGCTACAACGCCGGTCAGCGCCGCGTGCGTCGTGCGCCGAACCTGGCCTACGATACCCCGATCGCCGCGGCTGACGGTCTGCGTACCGCCGACGACACCGACATGTTCAACGGTGCCCCGGATCGCTATGACTGGAAACTGGTGGGCAAGAAGGAAATCTACATCCCGTACAACAACTACAAGGTCACCAGCCCTGACGTTAAGTACAAGGATCTGCTGCAGGTCGGTCACCTCAACCCGGCTCTGACTCGTAACGAGCTGCACCGTGTGTGGGTCGTCGAGGGCACGCTGAAGTCCGGCGCCCGGCATATCTACTCCAAGCGTACCCTGTTCCTCGACGAGGACAGCTGGCAGGCTGCGGTGGTGGATCAGTACGACGGCCGTGGTGAGCTGTGGCGCGTTTCCATCGCCTACCTGAAGAACTACTACGACCTGCCGACCACCTGGTCCGCGCTCGATGTGTTCCATGATCTGCAGGCGCGTCGTTACCACGTGCAGAACCTGGACAACGAAGAGAGCAATACCATCGACTTCACCCAGGCCACTCCCGACGACGGTTATTTCAAACCGGCCGCCCTGCGTCGCCGCGGTACGCGATAA
- a CDS encoding YCF48-related protein — MSEPVMRRTQSGLAPILARKSALRVHSPLAKALSLCSVLSILAFAAAPLQAETSAVAGAGYSIESPRAVHSLLLDVVNTGQRLVAAGDRGHILYSNDQGQTWVQAKVPTRQMLTSLFFLDAQHGWAVGHDAVILATTDGGETWVKQFDDLEREAPLLDVWFKDLQTGYAVGAYGALLETTDGGQNWEDVSDRLDNEDAYHLNAIAAVKDSGLFIVGELGQMFRSADWGETWERIEDLPYEGSLFGVIGTDQSGVLLAYGLRGHLFRSTDFGGSWQQIRLDTAGNGPLEFGLSGAVLLADGSIVVVGHGGTVLKSGDGGRSFSLFNRPDRLSLVAVAAADKGQLVLVGQGGVRLATATGATPTAQ; from the coding sequence ATGAGTGAGCCCGTCATGCGGCGCACCCAGTCCGGTCTGGCGCCCATCCTGGCGCGCAAATCGGCGCTCCGTGTCCATTCGCCGCTGGCTAAAGCGCTCTCGCTGTGCAGTGTGCTTTCCATTCTGGCTTTCGCTGCCGCGCCCTTGCAGGCCGAGACCTCAGCCGTAGCCGGGGCCGGTTATTCCATCGAATCGCCGAGGGCGGTTCACAGTCTCTTGCTCGATGTCGTCAACACCGGTCAGCGTCTGGTTGCGGCCGGCGACCGAGGGCACATTCTCTACTCCAATGATCAGGGGCAGACCTGGGTGCAGGCCAAGGTGCCGACCCGGCAGATGCTCACGTCCCTGTTCTTTCTCGATGCGCAGCACGGCTGGGCTGTCGGTCATGATGCCGTGATTCTTGCAACCACCGATGGTGGTGAAACCTGGGTCAAGCAGTTCGATGATCTGGAGCGTGAAGCGCCGCTGCTGGATGTCTGGTTCAAGGATCTTCAGACCGGTTACGCCGTGGGCGCCTATGGCGCGCTGCTGGAAACCACCGATGGTGGCCAGAACTGGGAAGACGTCAGTGATCGTCTCGACAACGAAGATGCCTATCACCTCAATGCCATCGCCGCTGTTAAGGACTCGGGCCTGTTCATCGTCGGTGAGCTGGGCCAGATGTTTCGTTCCGCTGACTGGGGTGAGACCTGGGAGCGCATTGAGGATCTGCCCTACGAGGGTTCGCTGTTCGGTGTGATCGGTACTGATCAGAGTGGTGTACTGCTGGCCTATGGTCTGCGTGGCCACTTGTTCCGCTCCACCGACTTCGGTGGCAGCTGGCAACAGATTCGCCTGGATACCGCCGGTAACGGCCCGTTGGAATTCGGCCTGTCCGGTGCGGTGCTGCTGGCTGACGGTTCCATCGTGGTGGTCGGCCATGGCGGCACGGTACTGAAAAGTGGGGACGGCGGGCGCAGTTTCAGCCTGTTCAACCGTCCGGATCGTCTGTCGTTGGTAGCCGTGGCTGCAGCCGACAAGGGTCAACTGGTTCTGGTTGGGCAGGGCGGTGTTCGCCTGGCTACAGCCACTGGCGCCACGCCGACCGCACAATAA
- a CDS encoding DUF2797 domain-containing protein, producing the protein MSELGRGSLSKMKAHLDAPVQYAFRLGDEEVPVNPLVGKHLRLEYLGAIHCTHCGRKTKTSFSQGYCYPCMQKLAQCDVCIMSPERCHYDQGTCREPSWGEQFCMTDHIVYLANSSGVKVGITRASQVPTRWIDQGATQALPILRVATRQQSGFVEDLLRSQVADKTNWRALLKGDAVPVDLLAIREQLFDSCGSGITELQQRFGLQAIQPLSAAEVLEIRYPIEAYPAKITSFNLDKQPLAEGTLLGIKGQYLMFDTGVINIRKYTAYQLAIHEIAA; encoded by the coding sequence ATGAGTGAATTGGGACGTGGCTCGCTGAGCAAGATGAAGGCGCACCTTGATGCGCCGGTGCAATACGCCTTCCGTCTTGGCGACGAAGAAGTACCGGTCAACCCGCTGGTGGGCAAGCACCTGCGCCTGGAATACCTCGGCGCCATCCATTGCACGCACTGCGGGCGCAAGACCAAGACCAGCTTCAGCCAGGGTTATTGCTACCCCTGCATGCAGAAGCTGGCGCAATGCGACGTCTGCATCATGAGTCCGGAGCGCTGCCATTACGATCAAGGCACTTGCCGCGAGCCGAGCTGGGGCGAGCAGTTCTGCATGACCGATCACATCGTCTACCTGGCCAACTCCAGTGGCGTGAAGGTCGGCATCACCCGTGCCAGTCAAGTGCCGACGCGCTGGATCGACCAGGGTGCGACCCAGGCGCTGCCCATCCTGCGCGTGGCCACGCGGCAGCAGTCCGGTTTCGTCGAGGACCTGTTGCGTAGCCAGGTGGCGGACAAGACCAACTGGCGCGCGCTGCTCAAGGGCGATGCCGTGCCGGTCGATCTGCTGGCGATTCGCGAGCAACTGTTCGATAGCTGCGGTTCGGGCATCACCGAGCTGCAGCAACGCTTCGGCCTGCAAGCCATTCAGCCGCTGAGCGCAGCCGAAGTGCTGGAGATTCGTTACCCCATCGAGGCCTATCCGGCCAAGATCACCAGCTTCAATCTGGACAAGCAGCCCCTGGCCGAAGGTACTCTGCTCGGTATCAAGGGCCAGTACCTGATGTTCGATACCGGCGTGATCAATATCCGCAAGTACACCGCCTATCAGTTGGCCATCCACGAGATCGCCGCCTGA
- a CDS encoding DUF1302 domain-containing protein: MEIKSRKPVLRFAPATAGFAFAGVLPLLVAAQAQAVEFSFADNEITGSIDTTVSYGQLWRVQGQDKSNDDINTNDGNRNFDTGLVSEVFKITTDLEASYQNYGVFIRGTAFYDTQIMDKRNDYYDNNSPGQPSQSAPRDNSFTRETRHKAGRDAQILDAYVYGNWDVGNMPVSGRLGKQVFNWGEGLFYRNGVNTTNPVDAAKFRLPGSEVKEVLVPVEALSFNLGLTDNLSMETFYQFNWKETAIDPVGTYFSETDLFADGGNTAYSTQQALIPLGGLYSGLSALGTGGLQGGRSVDGNGNIKVASVGPDINAKNDGQFGVAFRYIAEELNSTEFGFYFVNYHAKEPTIYADLGAYTGLDLGAIAGQAQGALTPQVQQAVAAQAGISVAALQAVLADPTLNPTLAAAYSNALTSAVTNATGGLATIDVANQVNARREYAEDIRMYGFSFNTTVGNASVFGELSYRPNLPIGIAATNDLLRDLLVQAPQLAGGGVVNVGGQQVQLGDQIHNYTRVEAFNTSLGTIYNFGPSLGFDSLFGVAELASEHLRGDNLKYRNFQGRELYYSGRGNGSDASGYGRDDQVNKNAYGYTLVLSGTWNDVYAGVNLSPFAVFKHDFEGNSHQTGNFIEGRKAYTLGMRASYLNSLEAEIQYTEFYGAGQNNGARDRDNIGLNVKYSF; the protein is encoded by the coding sequence ATGGAAATTAAGTCCCGCAAGCCCGTTCTACGTTTTGCCCCGGCCACGGCCGGCTTTGCGTTCGCAGGCGTTCTGCCGTTGCTGGTCGCCGCCCAGGCTCAAGCGGTGGAGTTCAGCTTCGCTGATAATGAAATCACCGGTTCCATCGATACCACTGTCTCCTATGGCCAGCTGTGGCGCGTACAGGGCCAGGACAAGAGCAACGACGACATCAACACCAACGACGGTAATCGCAACTTCGATACCGGCCTGGTTTCCGAGGTATTCAAGATCACCACTGATCTGGAAGCTTCCTACCAGAACTACGGGGTGTTCATCCGCGGCACTGCTTTCTATGACACCCAGATCATGGACAAACGCAACGATTACTACGACAACAACTCGCCTGGTCAGCCGAGCCAGAGCGCTCCTCGCGACAACAGTTTCACTCGCGAAACCCGCCACAAGGCTGGCCGTGATGCGCAGATCCTCGACGCCTACGTTTATGGCAACTGGGATGTGGGCAACATGCCGGTTTCCGGTCGTCTGGGTAAGCAGGTGTTCAACTGGGGTGAGGGTCTGTTCTACCGCAACGGCGTAAACACCACCAACCCGGTCGATGCCGCCAAGTTCCGTCTGCCTGGCTCGGAAGTCAAGGAAGTGCTGGTGCCGGTGGAGGCGTTGAGCTTCAACCTCGGTCTGACTGACAACCTGTCGATGGAGACTTTCTACCAGTTCAACTGGAAAGAGACCGCCATCGACCCGGTGGGGACCTACTTCTCCGAGACCGACCTGTTTGCTGATGGTGGTAATACTGCCTATTCGACTCAGCAAGCCCTCATTCCGCTGGGTGGGCTTTATTCCGGTTTAAGCGCTCTGGGAACAGGTGGCCTGCAAGGTGGTCGCTCCGTTGACGGTAATGGCAACATCAAAGTGGCCAGTGTTGGCCCAGATATCAATGCCAAGAACGACGGTCAGTTTGGCGTCGCGTTCCGCTATATCGCTGAAGAACTGAATTCCACCGAGTTTGGTTTCTATTTCGTCAACTACCACGCTAAAGAGCCGACCATTTATGCGGATTTGGGCGCATACACTGGTCTTGATCTTGGAGCAATTGCGGGTCAGGCTCAGGGAGCGCTAACTCCACAAGTGCAGCAGGCGGTAGCTGCGCAAGCAGGCATTTCCGTTGCTGCTCTGCAGGCTGTGTTGGCTGATCCGACTCTCAACCCTACACTGGCTGCCGCATACTCCAACGCATTGACCAGTGCTGTTACCAATGCAACGGGCGGCTTGGCCACCATCGACGTGGCTAACCAGGTCAACGCGCGTCGCGAGTATGCGGAAGATATCCGCATGTACGGCTTCAGCTTCAACACCACGGTCGGCAACGCTTCGGTGTTCGGTGAGCTGTCTTACCGTCCGAACCTGCCGATTGGTATCGCCGCTACCAACGACCTGTTGCGTGATTTGTTGGTTCAAGCACCTCAACTGGCCGGCGGTGGCGTGGTCAATGTTGGTGGTCAGCAAGTTCAGCTGGGCGACCAGATTCACAACTACACCCGCGTCGAGGCCTTCAACACCTCCCTGGGCACGATCTACAACTTCGGACCGAGCCTGGGCTTCGATTCGTTGTTCGGCGTGGCTGAGTTGGCCTCGGAGCACCTACGTGGCGACAATCTGAAATACAGAAACTTTCAAGGCAGGGAGCTTTATTATTCTGGTCGAGGTAATGGCTCCGATGCGTCTGGTTATGGCCGCGACGACCAGGTCAACAAGAACGCCTACGGCTACACCCTGGTGCTCTCCGGCACCTGGAACGACGTTTACGCTGGCGTGAACCTGTCGCCGTTCGCCGTGTTCAAGCATGACTTCGAAGGCAACTCGCACCAGACCGGCAACTTCATCGAAGGTCGCAAGGCGTACACCCTCGGTATGCGCGCCAGCTACCTGAACAGCCTGGAAGCCGAGATCCAGTACACCGAGTTCTATGGCGCTGGTCAGAACAACGGTGCGCGTGACCGCGACAACATCGGTCTGAACGTCAAGTACTCCTTCTAA
- a CDS encoding RND family transporter produces the protein MTDHHQDKASLLERLIFNNRPAVILLCLLTTIFLLYQASQIRPSTSFEKMIPLSHPFIEKMMEHRNDLANLGNTVRISVEAKEGDIFSKEYMETLRQIHDEVFYINGVDRSNLKSLWSPSVRWTEVTEEGFAGGEVIPQSYDGSPQSLEELRNNVLKSGQIGRLVANNFKSSIIDVPLLESYPDPNDQGTLIKLDYQKFSHELEEKIRDKYQLQDPNVQIHIVGFAKKVGDLIDGLIMVVGFFAIVLLITFVLLYWFSWCIRSTIGVLVTTLIAVVWQLGLMNLVGFGLDPYSMLVPFLIFAIGVSHGVQKINGIALQSSGAENSLMAARRTFRQLFLPGMIAILADAVGFIALLIIDIGVIHELAIGASIGVLVIVFTNLILLPVAISYLGISKKAIERSKKDEVTEKPMWRVLAKVAHPNVAPFMVVLGLLAGVSCFFYQKAHLQVGDLDQGAPELRPDSRYNLDNDFIIQNYSTSSDVLVVMVKTAPEGCSTYEALSAMDELMWKMENTKGVQSAISMVTVSKQLIKGMNEGNLKWETLSRNQDVLNNSIARADGLYNADCSLAPVLLFLEDHKAETLKRTVAAVQEFADEHNREGLEFLLAAGNAGIEAATNDVISTSELLMLTLVYLWVAIMCLITFRSIPAMICIVLPLILTSILGNALMAWLGIGMKVATLPVIALGVGIGVDYGIYIYSRLESFLRAGLPLQEAYYQTLKSTGKAVLFTGLCLAIGVATWMFSAIKFQADMGLMLTFMFIVNMFGAMLLLPALARFLIKPEKLVGKKGGSLLAH, from the coding sequence ATGACCGATCATCACCAGGACAAGGCGAGCTTGCTCGAGCGCCTGATCTTCAATAATCGGCCGGCGGTTATTCTGCTCTGCCTGCTGACCACCATTTTCCTGCTTTACCAGGCCAGCCAGATTCGCCCCTCGACCAGCTTCGAGAAGATGATCCCGCTGTCGCATCCCTTCATCGAGAAGATGATGGAGCACCGCAACGACCTGGCCAACCTGGGCAACACCGTGCGCATCTCGGTGGAGGCCAAGGAAGGTGACATCTTCTCCAAGGAGTACATGGAAACGCTGCGGCAGATCCATGACGAGGTCTTCTACATCAACGGTGTGGACCGCTCCAACCTGAAGTCACTGTGGAGCCCCAGCGTACGCTGGACCGAAGTGACCGAGGAAGGTTTCGCCGGCGGCGAAGTGATTCCGCAAAGCTACGACGGTAGCCCGCAGAGCCTCGAAGAGCTGCGTAACAACGTACTCAAGTCCGGGCAGATCGGCCGCCTGGTGGCCAATAACTTCAAATCCAGCATCATCGACGTGCCGCTGCTGGAGTCCTATCCGGATCCGAATGACCAGGGCACCCTGATCAAGCTCGATTACCAGAAGTTCTCCCACGAGCTGGAAGAGAAGATCCGCGACAAGTACCAGTTGCAGGATCCCAATGTTCAGATCCACATCGTCGGTTTTGCCAAGAAGGTGGGTGACCTGATCGATGGCCTGATCATGGTGGTTGGCTTCTTCGCCATCGTATTGCTGATCACCTTCGTGCTGCTGTACTGGTTCAGCTGGTGTATCCGCAGCACCATCGGTGTGCTGGTCACCACCCTGATCGCGGTGGTCTGGCAGTTGGGCCTGATGAATCTGGTCGGTTTCGGTCTCGATCCCTACTCGATGCTGGTGCCGTTCCTGATCTTTGCCATTGGTGTGTCCCACGGTGTGCAGAAGATCAACGGTATCGCTCTGCAGTCCAGTGGTGCCGAGAACTCGCTGATGGCCGCGCGGCGCACCTTCCGCCAGTTGTTCCTGCCCGGCATGATCGCCATTCTGGCTGATGCCGTGGGCTTCATCGCGTTGTTGATCATCGACATCGGCGTGATTCATGAACTGGCCATCGGTGCTTCGATCGGTGTGTTGGTGATCGTTTTCACCAACCTCATTCTGTTGCCAGTGGCGATCTCCTATCTGGGCATCAGCAAGAAGGCGATCGAGCGCAGCAAGAAGGATGAAGTGACCGAGAAGCCGATGTGGCGAGTGCTGGCCAAGGTCGCCCATCCCAATGTGGCGCCATTCATGGTGGTGCTGGGGCTGCTGGCCGGGGTCAGTTGCTTCTTCTACCAGAAGGCCCACCTGCAGGTCGGCGACCTCGACCAGGGTGCGCCGGAGCTGAGGCCGGACTCGCGCTACAACCTGGACAACGACTTCATCATCCAGAACTACTCGACCAGCTCCGACGTGCTGGTGGTGATGGTCAAGACCGCGCCGGAAGGGTGTTCGACCTATGAAGCGCTGTCGGCCATGGACGAGCTGATGTGGAAGATGGAGAACACCAAGGGTGTGCAGTCCGCCATCTCCATGGTCACGGTGTCCAAGCAACTGATCAAGGGCATGAACGAGGGCAACCTGAAATGGGAAACCCTGTCGCGTAACCAAGACGTGCTGAACAACTCCATCGCCCGTGCAGACGGTCTGTACAACGCCGACTGCTCGCTGGCGCCGGTGTTGCTGTTCCTCGAGGACCACAAGGCCGAGACGCTCAAGCGTACCGTTGCGGCGGTGCAGGAATTTGCCGACGAGCACAACCGTGAAGGCCTGGAGTTCCTCCTGGCTGCCGGTAACGCCGGTATCGAGGCGGCCACCAACGATGTGATCTCCACTTCCGAGCTGTTGATGCTGACGCTGGTGTACCTGTGGGTGGCGATCATGTGTCTGATCACCTTCCGCTCGATCCCCGCGATGATCTGCATCGTGCTGCCGCTGATCCTCACTTCGATCCTCGGTAATGCCTTGATGGCCTGGCTCGGCATCGGCATGAAGGTCGCGACGCTGCCGGTGATCGCACTCGGCGTGGGTATCGGTGTGGACTACGGCATCTACATCTACAGCCGCTTGGAAAGCTTCCTGCGCGCGGGTCTGCCGCTGCAAGAGGCCTATTACCAGACGCTCAAGTCGACCGGTAAGGCGGTACTGTTCACCGGTCTGTGCCTGGCCATCGGCGTGGCGACCTGGATGTTCTCGGCGATCAAGTTCCAGGCCGATATGGGTCTGATGCTGACCTTCATGTTCATCGTCAACATGTTCGGTGCCATGCTGCTGCTGCCGGCGCTGGCGCGCTTCCTGATCAAGCCCGAGAAGCTGGTGGGCAAGAAGGGTGGTTCGCTGCTGGCTCACTAA
- the pepN gene encoding aminopeptidase N: MRTEQSKTIYLKDYQVPDYLIDETHLTFELFEDHSLVHAQLVMRRNPEAGGGLPKLVLDGQQLELLELKLDDRELGEGDYTLTDSHLTLQPTQERFVVDSSVRIHPESNTALEGLYKSGTMFCTQCEAEGFRKITFYLDRPDVMSTFTTTVSAEQHAYPVLLSNGNPIASGSEEGGRHWATWEDPFKKPAYLFALVAGDLWCVEDSFTTMSSREVALRIYVEPENIDKVQHAMDSLKRSMKWDEEVYGREYDLDIFMIVAVNDFNMGAMENKGLNIFNSSCVLAKAETATDAAHQRVEAVVAHEYFHNWSGNRVTCRDWFQLSLKEGFTVFRDSEFSADTHSRTVKRIEDVAYLRTHQFAEDAGPMAHPVRPDAYMEISNFYTLTIYEKGSEVLRMIHTLLGPELFRKGSDLYFERHDGQAVTCDDFVKAMEDASGIDLTQFKRWYTQAGTPRLEVSEAYDEAAQTYSLTFRQSCPATPGQSEKLPFVIPVALGLLDAQGFELPLRLQGESAAQGTSRVLSVTEAEQTFTFEGVAEKPLPSLLRGFSAPVKLHFPYSRDQLMFLMQHDSDGFNRWEAGQQLSVQVLQELIGQHQRGEALVLDQRLVAALRTLLEDESLDQAMVAEMLSLPGEAYLTEISEVADVEAIHAAREFARKALADALFAPLWARYQANREVSKATPYVAEAAHFARRSLQNIALSYLMLSEKPEVLAACVDQFDNADNMTERLAALAVLVNSPFQEEQGKALAMFADFFKDNPLVMDQWFSVQAGCPLPGGLERVHALMQHEAFTLKNPNKVRALIGAFANQNLINFHRADGAGYRFLADQVITLNALNPQIASRLLAPLTRWRKYGSARQALMKAELERILASGELSSDVYEVVSKSLA; the protein is encoded by the coding sequence ATGCGCACCGAACAATCTAAGACCATTTATCTGAAGGACTATCAGGTTCCCGACTACCTGATCGACGAGACCCACCTGACCTTCGAGTTGTTCGAGGATCACAGCCTGGTGCACGCGCAACTGGTCATGCGTCGCAACCCCGAAGCGGGGGGTGGGCTGCCGAAACTGGTACTGGATGGCCAGCAATTGGAGCTGCTGGAGCTCAAGCTCGATGACCGCGAACTGGGCGAGGGCGACTACACGCTGACCGACAGCCACCTGACCCTACAGCCGACCCAGGAACGCTTCGTGGTCGACAGCAGTGTGCGCATCCACCCGGAAAGCAACACCGCACTGGAAGGCCTGTACAAGTCCGGCACGATGTTCTGCACCCAGTGCGAGGCCGAGGGCTTTCGCAAGATCACCTTCTATCTCGACCGCCCGGACGTGATGAGCACGTTCACCACCACGGTCAGCGCCGAGCAGCATGCCTACCCGGTGCTGCTGTCCAACGGCAACCCGATTGCCAGCGGCAGCGAGGAGGGCGGTCGTCATTGGGCCACCTGGGAAGACCCGTTCAAGAAGCCGGCCTACCTGTTCGCCCTGGTCGCTGGTGATCTCTGGTGTGTGGAAGACAGCTTCACCACCATGAGCAGCCGCGAAGTAGCGCTGCGCATCTACGTCGAGCCGGAGAACATCGACAAGGTGCAGCACGCCATGGACAGCCTCAAGCGCTCGATGAAGTGGGACGAGGAGGTCTATGGCCGTGAGTACGATCTGGACATCTTCATGATCGTCGCGGTCAACGACTTCAACATGGGTGCCATGGAGAACAAGGGCCTCAACATCTTCAACTCCAGCTGCGTGCTGGCCAAGGCCGAGACCGCCACCGACGCCGCCCACCAGCGCGTCGAGGCGGTGGTGGCGCACGAGTACTTCCACAACTGGTCGGGCAACCGCGTGACCTGCCGTGACTGGTTCCAGCTGTCGCTCAAGGAAGGCTTCACCGTGTTCCGCGACAGCGAGTTCTCTGCCGACACCCACTCGCGCACCGTCAAGCGTATCGAGGACGTGGCCTACCTGCGCACCCACCAGTTCGCCGAAGACGCCGGCCCCATGGCCCACCCGGTACGCCCGGACGCGTACATGGAAATCTCCAACTTCTACACCCTGACCATCTACGAGAAGGGTTCGGAAGTGCTGCGCATGATTCACACCCTGCTCGGGCCGGAGCTATTCCGCAAGGGCTCGGACCTGTACTTTGAGCGCCACGACGGCCAGGCCGTGACCTGCGACGATTTCGTCAAGGCCATGGAAGATGCCAGTGGCATCGACCTGACCCAGTTCAAGCGCTGGTACACCCAGGCCGGCACGCCGCGTCTGGAAGTCAGCGAAGCCTATGACGAGGCGGCGCAGACCTACAGCCTGACCTTCCGCCAGAGCTGCCCGGCGACGCCGGGGCAGAGCGAAAAGCTGCCGTTCGTGATTCCGGTGGCGCTCGGCCTGCTCGATGCCCAAGGCTTTGAGCTGCCGCTGCGCCTGCAGGGCGAAAGCGCGGCGCAGGGCACCAGTCGCGTTTTGTCGGTGACTGAAGCCGAGCAGACCTTCACCTTCGAGGGCGTCGCCGAGAAGCCGCTGCCCTCCTTGCTGCGCGGCTTCAGTGCGCCGGTCAAGCTGCACTTCCCCTACAGCCGTGACCAACTGATGTTCCTCATGCAGCACGACAGCGACGGCTTCAACCGCTGGGAAGCCGGCCAGCAGCTTTCTGTGCAGGTACTGCAGGAATTGATTGGCCAGCACCAGCGTGGCGAAGCCCTGGTGCTGGATCAGCGTCTGGTCGCCGCGCTGCGCACTCTGCTTGAGGACGAGTCGCTGGATCAGGCCATGGTCGCCGAGATGCTCTCGCTGCCGGGCGAGGCTTATCTCACTGAGATCAGTGAGGTGGCGGATGTCGAGGCCATCCACGCCGCGCGCGAGTTCGCTCGCAAGGCGCTGGCCGACGCGCTGTTCGCTCCACTGTGGGCGCGCTACCAGGCCAACCGTGAAGTCTCCAAGGCCACGCCTTACGTGGCCGAGGCAGCGCACTTCGCTCGCCGCAGCCTGCAGAACATCGCGCTGTCCTATCTGATGCTCAGCGAGAAGCCCGAGGTGTTGGCGGCCTGCGTCGACCAGTTCGACAACGCCGACAACATGACCGAGCGCCTTGCCGCGCTGGCCGTGCTGGTCAACTCGCCGTTCCAGGAAGAGCAGGGCAAGGCCCTGGCAATGTTCGCCGACTTCTTCAAGGACAATCCGCTAGTGATGGATCAGTGGTTCAGCGTGCAGGCCGGTTGCCCGCTGCCGGGCGGTCTGGAGCGTGTGCATGCACTGATGCAGCACGAAGCCTTCACCCTGAAGAATCCGAACAAGGTGCGTGCGCTGATCGGAGCCTTCGCCAACCAGAACCTGATCAACTTTCACCGCGCCGACGGGGCGGGCTACCGCTTTCTCGCCGACCAGGTGATCACTCTCAACGCCCTCAACCCGCAGATCGCTTCGCGTCTACTGGCGCCGCTGACCCGCTGGCGCAAGTACGGTTCGGCGCGTCAGGCACTGATGAAGGCCGAGCTGGAGCGCATCCTCGCCTCCGGTGAGCTGTCCAGCGATGTCTATGAAGTGGTGAGCAAGAGCCTGGCCTGA
- a CDS encoding DUF1315 family protein, with product MSSFLDAIENITPEIYESLKLAVEIGKWPDGRKLTQEQKELSLQAMIAWEMQNLPEEERTGYMGPQECSSKSEPLPNLLFKSSDTLH from the coding sequence ATGTCGTCCTTTCTCGATGCGATTGAAAACATCACCCCGGAAATCTACGAGAGCCTCAAGTTGGCCGTGGAAATCGGCAAGTGGCCGGACGGCCGCAAGCTGACTCAGGAACAGAAAGAGCTGAGCCTGCAGGCGATGATCGCCTGGGAAATGCAGAACCTGCCGGAAGAGGAACGCACCGGTTACATGGGCCCGCAGGAGTGCAGCAGCAAGTCCGAGCCGCTACCCAACCTGCTGTTCAAGTCCTCGGATACCCTGCACTGA